One genomic window of Ilyobacter polytropus DSM 2926 includes the following:
- the rfbC gene encoding dTDP-4-dehydrorhamnose 3,5-epimerase encodes MEKFVLEKELAKDLKLIKMTSFKDMRGEYIKSYSYRDLSSLGIDTKFLEDNYLISKKGSIRGLHYQRDNPEAKLIRCLEGSIMDIVVDLRKDSDTYKKVFKIRLSRGDDLLFSIPDGFAHGFISLTDSTVLYKSSNYYYPKDQYGVSIFSSEIGLDKILEEENIENVIVTEKDKSHAKIRDI; translated from the coding sequence ATGGAAAAATTTGTTTTAGAGAAAGAATTAGCTAAAGATTTGAAATTGATTAAAATGACCTCTTTTAAAGATATGAGAGGGGAGTATATCAAAAGTTATAGCTATAGAGACCTTTCTTCTTTGGGGATAGACACTAAATTTTTGGAGGATAACTATCTTATATCAAAAAAAGGCAGTATAAGAGGCTTACATTATCAAAGAGATAACCCTGAAGCCAAATTGATACGTTGTCTCGAAGGAAGTATAATGGATATCGTTGTAGATCTACGGAAGGATTCTGATACTTATAAAAAGGTGTTTAAGATAAGGCTTTCTCGAGGGGATGATTTGCTTTTTTCAATTCCAGACGGATTTGCTCATGGATTTATAAGTTTGACTGATTCTACTGTACTGTACAAAAGTTCTAACTATTATTATCCAAAGGATCAGTATGGAGTTTCTATTTTTTCTTCAGAAATTGGTCTAGATAAGATATTAGAAGAAGAAAATATAGAAAATGTAATAGTAACTGAAAAAGATAAGTCACATGCAAAAATTAGAGATATATAG